Proteins from one Caulobacter sp. X genomic window:
- a CDS encoding alanine--glyoxylate aminotransferase family protein has translation MTETFHELDHPARLLMGPGPINVHPRVLRAMSVQLLGQFDPEFTGYMNEVMALYRGVFQTKNRWTFVIDGTSRAGIEAALVSTLQPGDDVVVVNAGRFGLLLAEIAERCDAKVTFVEAPWGTVVDPQAVEDAVKRVKPRLVACVHGDTSTTMAQPLEAIGAICRAHGALMYVDATATLSGMDVPVDAWGADIVTAGLQKCLGGPSGSAPITISDQAAEHIFSRRHVEKGLVGTGGAAGSGRRIASNYFDLAMIMDYWSEKRLNHHTECAPMLFAARECARLVLEEGLPARFERHAKAGAAMTAGLEAMGLSIYGDKAHKMTNVTGVWVPDGVDYDRVKARMRTDFEIEIGSAFGPLTGKIWRIGTMGVNARKHAVLQTLAAFEAVLRWEGFGAPTGAGVDAAAKAYA, from the coding sequence ATGACCGAAACCTTCCACGAGCTCGACCACCCCGCCCGCCTGCTGATGGGTCCCGGCCCGATCAACGTGCACCCGCGCGTGCTGCGGGCCATGTCGGTGCAACTGCTGGGCCAGTTCGACCCTGAGTTCACCGGCTACATGAACGAGGTCATGGCCCTCTATCGCGGCGTGTTCCAGACCAAGAACCGCTGGACCTTCGTGATCGACGGCACCTCGCGCGCGGGCATCGAGGCGGCCCTGGTCTCGACGCTGCAGCCTGGCGACGATGTCGTGGTGGTCAACGCCGGCCGCTTTGGCCTGCTGCTGGCCGAGATCGCCGAGCGCTGCGACGCCAAGGTGACCTTCGTCGAGGCTCCATGGGGAACGGTCGTCGATCCGCAGGCGGTCGAGGACGCGGTGAAGCGCGTGAAGCCGCGCCTGGTCGCCTGCGTGCACGGCGACACCTCGACGACCATGGCCCAGCCGCTGGAGGCGATCGGCGCGATCTGCCGCGCGCACGGGGCGCTGATGTATGTCGACGCCACCGCCACCCTGTCGGGCATGGACGTTCCCGTCGACGCCTGGGGCGCGGACATCGTCACCGCCGGCCTGCAGAAGTGCCTGGGCGGTCCCTCGGGCTCGGCGCCGATCACGATCAGCGACCAGGCCGCCGAGCACATCTTCTCGCGCCGCCATGTCGAGAAGGGCCTCGTCGGAACCGGCGGCGCGGCGGGCAGCGGCCGCCGCATCGCCTCCAACTACTTCGATCTGGCGATGATCATGGACTACTGGTCCGAGAAGCGCCTGAACCACCACACCGAGTGCGCCCCGATGCTGTTCGCGGCTCGCGAATGCGCGCGGCTGGTGCTGGAGGAAGGCCTGCCAGCGCGGTTCGAGCGTCACGCCAAGGCCGGCGCCGCGATGACCGCGGGCCTCGAGGCGATGGGTCTGTCGATCTACGGCGACAAGGCTCACAAGATGACCAATGTCACCGGCGTCTGGGTCCCCGACGGCGTCGACTACGACCGGGTGAAGGCCCGGATGCGCACCGACTTCGAGATCGAGATCGGCTCGGCCTTCGGTCCCCTGACCGGCAAGATCTGGCGCATCGGGACCATGGGCGTGAACGCCCGCAAGCACGCGGTGCTGCAGACCCTGGCGGCCTTCGAGGCCGTGCTGCGCTGGGAGGGCTTCGGCGCGCCCACCGGCGCCGGAGTCGACGCGGCGGCGAAAGCGTACGCATGA
- the puuE gene encoding allantoinase PuuE, with the protein MTYPRDLIGYGEHPPHPRWPNHARVAVQFVLNYEEGAERSVLHGDPVSEFFLSEMIGAQPIADMRHMSMESLYEYGSRAGFWRIRRLFDAFRLPLTVFGVAQAMERNPDAVEAMMKSGWEIASHGYRWIDYQHFTADQEMEHIQRAIEIQTRLTGERPLGWYQGRTSPNTARLVAQEGGFVYDSDSYADDLPYWDDQHGRPQLIVPYTLEANDMRFTAAQGFNTGEQFFTYLRDAFDALYLEGETSPKMMSVGLHCRVVGRPGRIGALRRFLEHVTNHNHVWVARRIDIARHWIKEHPYEGSNA; encoded by the coding sequence ATGACCTACCCCCGCGACCTCATCGGCTATGGCGAGCATCCGCCGCACCCGCGTTGGCCGAACCACGCGCGAGTCGCCGTGCAGTTCGTGCTGAACTACGAGGAAGGCGCCGAGCGATCGGTGCTGCACGGCGATCCCGTCTCCGAGTTCTTCCTGTCGGAAATGATCGGCGCCCAGCCCATCGCGGACATGCGCCACATGTCGATGGAGAGCCTCTACGAATACGGCTCGCGCGCCGGCTTCTGGCGCATCCGGCGGCTGTTCGACGCGTTCCGCCTGCCGCTGACCGTGTTCGGCGTCGCCCAGGCCATGGAGCGCAACCCCGACGCCGTCGAGGCGATGATGAAGTCCGGCTGGGAGATCGCCAGCCACGGCTATCGCTGGATCGACTACCAGCACTTCACGGCCGACCAGGAGATGGAGCACATCCAGCGCGCCATCGAGATCCAGACGCGGCTGACCGGCGAGCGTCCGCTGGGCTGGTACCAGGGCCGCACCAGCCCCAACACCGCGCGTCTGGTCGCCCAGGAAGGCGGCTTCGTCTACGACTCCGACAGCTACGCCGACGACCTGCCCTATTGGGACGACCAGCATGGCCGACCGCAGTTGATCGTGCCCTACACGCTGGAAGCCAACGACATGCGCTTCACGGCGGCCCAGGGCTTCAACACCGGCGAGCAGTTCTTCACCTATCTGCGCGACGCCTTCGACGCGCTCTACCTGGAGGGCGAGACCTCGCCGAAGATGATGAGCGTCGGCCTGCATTGCCGCGTGGTCGGCAGGCCCGGCCGCATCGGCGCCCTGCGGCGGTTCCTGGAGCACGTCACGAACCACAACCACGTCTGGGTGGCCCGCCGCATCGACATCGCGCGGCACTGGATCAAGGAACACCCATACGAAGGGAGCAACGCATGA
- a CDS encoding TetR family transcriptional regulator, whose product MTDAVLDATTKAESETAPRKRNAERTRKAILAAALKEFAQAGFAGARIEKIVKAAKCNIRMLYHYFGDKKGLYMAVLESAYMDLRAREAELKIDFDKPLEGFLELQRFTFDYFEKNPRFEGLLRNENLQHGKFAAQSRVVTETAFPLRRTIERLIKSGQDQGLFGPDLDPVQIYVTIAAMSRFHLANGYSLSATLDTDMSAPEWRKARLDHALALLEGYLTRGARQG is encoded by the coding sequence GTGACCGACGCCGTCCTGGATGCGACCACCAAGGCCGAGAGCGAGACCGCCCCGCGCAAGCGCAACGCCGAGCGGACCCGCAAGGCGATCCTCGCCGCGGCCCTGAAGGAGTTCGCCCAGGCGGGGTTCGCGGGGGCCCGGATCGAGAAGATCGTCAAGGCCGCCAAGTGCAACATCCGGATGCTGTACCACTACTTCGGGGACAAGAAGGGCCTGTACATGGCCGTCCTCGAAAGCGCCTACATGGACCTGCGGGCGCGCGAGGCCGAGCTGAAGATCGACTTCGACAAGCCGCTGGAAGGCTTCCTCGAACTGCAGCGCTTCACCTTCGACTATTTCGAGAAGAACCCGCGTTTCGAGGGCCTGCTGCGCAACGAGAACCTGCAGCACGGCAAGTTCGCCGCCCAGTCGCGGGTCGTGACCGAGACCGCCTTCCCGCTGCGCCGCACGATCGAGCGCCTGATCAAGAGCGGCCAGGATCAGGGGCTATTCGGTCCCGATCTCGATCCCGTGCAGATCTACGTGACCATCGCGGCCATGAGCCGCTTTCACCTCGCTAACGGCTACTCGCTGTCGGCGACCCTGGACACCGACATGAGCGCGCCCGAGTGGCGCAAGGCGCGGCTGGACCACGCCCTGGCGCTGCTGGAAGGCTATCTGACGCGCGGGGCGCGGCAGGGCTGA
- a CDS encoding calcium-binding protein, translated as MYLVGTEGDDLLVGGADADTLVGLGGDDTLQGGEGDDLLMGGPGTDILDGGAGNDTVSYEDAEPAGMFGFLLVNLLGQYASMIGPNGGLLDTLVSIENAIGSSGADWLVGTAGDNHLSGGDGADTIEGKGGADVLDGGDGNDLIVTGGIFGAAAPGSLLIGGNGDDALQSGNSNDTMLGGAGNDTFSVGNDATMRVVDGGDGTDLLAFSSGFSAGVTVDLSLTSQTIAPGVALTLTSVENLNGTEAGDTLIGDANANIIYGWGGDDAIYGGAGNDGINGVEGADYIVGGAGQDGLRGGDGADTFVFAAGDSDASAPDTINDLTAEDHILFTDGPAGDASNYAELETVDMLAVDILFAGEGVRYVAMAVGGGVMLFADTGAEDATYDQVVLLAGANLSAIDASSILGL; from the coding sequence ATGTATCTGGTGGGCACAGAGGGTGATGATCTGCTGGTCGGCGGCGCGGACGCCGACACCCTGGTCGGGCTCGGCGGCGACGATACGCTGCAGGGCGGCGAGGGGGATGACCTGCTGATGGGCGGGCCCGGGACGGATATCCTGGACGGCGGCGCGGGCAACGACACGGTGAGCTACGAGGACGCCGAGCCGGCTGGGATGTTCGGCTTCCTGCTGGTCAATCTGCTGGGGCAGTACGCCTCCATGATCGGTCCGAATGGCGGTCTGCTGGACACCCTGGTCTCCATCGAGAACGCGATCGGATCGTCCGGCGCGGACTGGCTGGTCGGGACAGCGGGCGACAATCACCTGTCAGGCGGCGACGGCGCCGACACCATCGAGGGCAAGGGCGGCGCTGACGTTCTCGACGGCGGCGACGGCAACGACCTGATCGTGACGGGCGGCATCTTTGGGGCCGCCGCGCCGGGCTCGTTGCTGATCGGAGGAAATGGTGACGACGCGCTCCAGAGCGGCAACTCCAACGACACGATGCTGGGCGGAGCCGGGAACGACACCTTCTCGGTCGGGAACGACGCCACGATGCGCGTTGTGGACGGCGGCGACGGGACCGACCTGCTGGCGTTCTCCTCCGGCTTTTCTGCCGGTGTGACCGTCGATCTGAGCCTCACGAGCCAAACCATAGCGCCCGGCGTGGCGCTCACCTTGACGAGTGTGGAGAACCTCAACGGCACCGAGGCGGGCGACACGCTGATCGGCGATGCAAACGCCAACATCATCTACGGCTGGGGCGGCGACGACGCGATCTACGGTGGAGCCGGCAACGACGGGATCAACGGCGTGGAGGGGGCGGACTACATCGTCGGCGGCGCGGGCCAAGATGGCCTACGGGGGGGCGATGGGGCCGACACCTTTGTGTTCGCCGCCGGGGACAGCGACGCCAGCGCCCCTGACACCATCAACGACCTCACGGCTGAAGACCACATCCTGTTCACGGACGGCCCGGCTGGCGACGCCAGCAACTACGCGGAACTTGAGACGGTCGACATGCTTGCCGTCGACATTCTATTCGCCGGCGAGGGCGTTCGTTACGTGGCGATGGCGGTTGGTGGCGGCGTGATGCTCTTCGCCGACACCGGGGCTGAAGACGCGACCTACGACCAGGTTGTCCTCCTCGCGGGCGCCAACCTCTCGGCCATCGACGCCAGTTCGATCCTCGGCCTCTGA
- a CDS encoding AtzE family amidohydrolase: protein MSFASALQIAEDVRAGRATARETTEAALSRIARLNGELNAFTAVTAERALAAADAVDADRAAGRSLGPLAGAPFAVKNLFDIAGLPTLAGSKIRREAASPSRDATLVQRLTAAGAILVGALNMDEFAYGFVTENAHDGPARNPHDSTRIAGGSSGGSAVAVAAGLVPLTLGSDTNGSIRIPAGLCGVFGLKPTYGRLSRQGVFPFVESLDHVGPFARTVEELALAYDVLQGPDPEGDPICVRDAQPVSDRLDVLAKQPLRVGVLGGWFRQGAFPEVLEALERVAQALSADREVILDGAQAARAAAFCLTAFEGGELHHDDLAARAMDYDPAVRDRLLAGALLPEGVAQAARRYRTIFRDQVAQVFQRYDVLLAPASVCPAPPIGQATMEMDGVPVSVRKNLGAFTQPISYIGLPVVAAPVNRPGQLPIGVQIIAPPWREDLAFAAALRLQRAGVVAAHAPKVAA from the coding sequence GTGAGCTTCGCCAGCGCCCTCCAGATCGCCGAAGATGTCCGCGCCGGTCGCGCCACCGCCCGGGAGACCACCGAAGCGGCCCTGTCCCGCATCGCCCGGCTGAACGGTGAGCTCAACGCCTTCACCGCCGTGACCGCCGAACGCGCCCTCGCCGCCGCCGACGCGGTGGACGCCGACCGCGCGGCGGGCCGTTCGCTCGGCCCGCTGGCCGGCGCGCCGTTCGCCGTGAAGAACCTGTTCGACATCGCGGGCCTGCCGACCCTGGCGGGCTCGAAGATCCGCCGCGAGGCCGCCTCGCCCTCGCGCGACGCCACCCTCGTCCAGCGCCTGACGGCCGCCGGGGCGATCCTGGTCGGCGCGCTGAACATGGACGAGTTCGCCTATGGCTTCGTCACCGAGAACGCCCATGACGGACCGGCGCGCAATCCGCACGATTCGACGCGGATCGCCGGCGGCTCGTCCGGCGGTTCGGCCGTCGCCGTGGCGGCGGGGCTGGTTCCGCTGACCCTGGGCTCGGACACCAACGGCTCGATCCGCATCCCGGCTGGCCTGTGCGGGGTCTTCGGCCTCAAGCCTACCTATGGCCGCCTGTCGCGCCAGGGCGTCTTCCCGTTCGTCGAGAGCCTGGACCATGTCGGCCCCTTCGCCCGCACGGTCGAGGAGCTGGCCCTGGCCTATGACGTGCTGCAGGGCCCCGATCCCGAGGGTGATCCAATCTGCGTCCGGGATGCCCAGCCTGTTTCCGATCGCCTCGACGTCCTCGCCAAGCAGCCGCTGCGCGTCGGCGTCCTCGGCGGCTGGTTCCGGCAAGGCGCTTTCCCCGAGGTGCTAGAAGCGTTGGAGCGCGTCGCTCAGGCTCTGTCGGCCGACCGCGAGGTGATCCTGGACGGCGCCCAGGCCGCCCGCGCCGCCGCCTTCTGCCTCACCGCCTTCGAGGGCGGCGAGCTGCACCACGACGACCTCGCCGCTCGCGCCATGGACTACGACCCAGCCGTCCGCGACCGCCTGCTGGCGGGCGCCCTGTTGCCCGAGGGCGTGGCGCAGGCCGCCCGCCGCTATCGCACGATCTTCCGCGACCAGGTCGCCCAGGTCTTCCAGCGCTATGACGTCCTGCTGGCGCCGGCCTCGGTCTGCCCCGCCCCGCCGATCGGCCAGGCGACCATGGAGATGGACGGGGTCCCAGTCTCGGTCCGCAAGAACCTCGGCGCCTTCACCCAGCCGATCAGCTATATCGGCCTGCCGGTGGTGGCCGCGCCGGTGAACCGTCCGGGCCAGCTGCCGATCGGCGTGCAGATCATCGCCCCGCCCTGGCGCGAGGACCTGGCCTTCGCCGCCGCTCTTCGACTGCAGCGCGCCGGCGTCGTCGCCGCCCACGCCCCGAAGGTCGCCGCATGA
- the hpxZ gene encoding oxalurate catabolism protein HpxZ — translation MIINDPATLAEVTALVDAYETALMTNDVAALDGAFWTSPHTVRLGVAENLWGFEEIAAFRVGRAGGSPPRTRLRTEITTFGSDFAIANVLFQRDDTGRLGRQSQTWVRVEDGWKIASAHVSLMQEGVDQRLASPSEKR, via the coding sequence ATGATCATCAACGATCCCGCCACCCTGGCCGAGGTCACGGCCCTGGTCGACGCCTACGAGACCGCGCTGATGACCAACGACGTCGCGGCGCTGGACGGCGCGTTCTGGACCTCGCCGCATACCGTGCGCCTGGGCGTGGCCGAGAACCTGTGGGGCTTCGAAGAGATCGCCGCCTTCCGCGTCGGCCGGGCCGGTGGCTCGCCGCCCCGCACGCGCCTCCGCACCGAGATCACCACCTTCGGGTCGGACTTTGCGATCGCCAACGTGCTGTTCCAGCGCGACGACACCGGCCGCCTCGGTCGCCAGAGCCAGACCTGGGTCCGCGTCGAAGACGGCTGGAAAATCGCCTCGGCCCACGTCTCCCTGATGCAGGAGGGCGTCGATCAACGGCTCGCCTCCCCGAGCGAAAAGCGCTAG
- a CDS encoding YceI family protein, with protein MKTILPIAALLALAACSPSSDDKKAAEPPLVAAPPAAPALKPPKANIPAGDYVLDKHHATLVFRVSHLGFSHYTAAFATFDAKLRFDQNNAGASALEATIDPKSLTLPSPPEGFLADLIGPQWLNTGTYPSITFRSTKIEVTGPDTGKVTGDLTLHGVTKPVTLDVTYNGGYAGHPMDPHARVGFSAKGVFKRSDFGIAYGVPAPGTTMGVSDEVEVQIEAEFTGPPLVNAPPAQPPA; from the coding sequence ATGAAGACGATCCTGCCTATCGCGGCGCTCCTGGCCCTGGCGGCCTGCTCTCCGTCTTCCGACGACAAGAAGGCCGCCGAGCCGCCGCTGGTGGCGGCGCCGCCGGCCGCTCCCGCGCTGAAGCCGCCGAAAGCCAACATTCCCGCTGGCGACTATGTGCTCGACAAGCACCACGCCACCTTGGTGTTCCGGGTCAGCCACCTGGGCTTCTCGCACTACACGGCCGCCTTCGCGACCTTCGACGCCAAGCTGCGGTTCGACCAGAACAACGCCGGCGCCAGCGCGCTGGAGGCGACGATCGATCCGAAGTCGCTGACCCTGCCGTCGCCGCCCGAGGGCTTCCTGGCGGACCTGATCGGGCCCCAGTGGCTGAACACCGGGACCTATCCGTCGATCACTTTCCGCTCGACCAAGATCGAGGTCACCGGTCCGGATACGGGCAAGGTCACCGGCGATCTCACCCTGCACGGCGTGACCAAGCCCGTCACCTTGGACGTCACCTATAACGGCGGCTATGCCGGCCATCCGATGGATCCGCACGCGCGGGTCGGCTTCTCGGCCAAGGGCGTCTTCAAGCGCTCGGACTTTGGGATCGCCTATGGGGTTCCCGCGCCCGGCACGACCATGGGCGTCAGCGACGAGGTCGAGGTCCAGATCGAGGCCGAGTTCACGGGACCGCCGCTGGTCAACGCGCCGCCGGCGCAGCCGCCCGCGTAA
- a CDS encoding allantoate amidohydrolase codes for MTWGIDIGARAKARCDLLGAPPYSEVDGQLTRRFLTPAHAAALTTLETWMAEAGMSVRRDAAANLIGRYEGETPGAKALIIGSHIDSVRNGGRYDGPLGIMLGIDVVEALHRAGRRLPFAIEVVAFGDEEGSRFPASMSCSRAIAGTLDALALEMKDADGLSVAKALAAFGGDPAGIGGAARKPEEILAFLEAHIEQGPVLEAEGLPLGVVTAIAAQKRIMVKIVGTAGHAGTTPMALRKDPGPAAAECVLALERICRAGTDGLVGTVGRITALPGAFNVIPGAVEFSMDIRAETSATRDAAVDAICAEIHAIAAARGLSAEIHLMQALAESPCAPSLIGLLEEALAELSLPARRLPSGAGHDAMVMADLCPTAMLFIRCEGGISHNPAEAVTEADCALAARAMLTFIDKLERRERA; via the coding sequence TTGACCTGGGGTATCGACATCGGCGCGAGGGCGAAGGCGCGCTGCGACCTGCTGGGCGCGCCGCCCTATAGCGAGGTCGACGGCCAGCTGACGCGGCGCTTCCTGACGCCGGCCCACGCCGCCGCCCTGACTACGCTCGAAACCTGGATGGCCGAAGCCGGCATGAGCGTCCGCCGCGACGCCGCCGCAAACCTGATCGGCCGCTACGAAGGCGAGACGCCCGGGGCCAAGGCGCTGATCATCGGCTCGCACATCGACAGCGTCCGCAACGGCGGGCGCTATGACGGGCCGCTTGGGATCATGCTCGGGATCGACGTGGTCGAGGCGCTGCACCGCGCCGGCCGCCGCCTGCCCTTCGCGATCGAAGTCGTGGCGTTCGGCGACGAGGAGGGCTCGCGCTTTCCCGCCTCGATGAGCTGCAGCCGGGCGATCGCCGGAACGCTGGACGCCCTGGCCCTGGAGATGAAGGACGCCGACGGCCTCTCGGTCGCCAAGGCCCTGGCGGCGTTCGGGGGCGATCCGGCTGGCATTGGCGGGGCGGCTCGCAAGCCGGAGGAGATCCTGGCCTTCCTCGAAGCCCACATCGAGCAAGGTCCGGTGCTGGAGGCCGAAGGCCTGCCGCTGGGCGTCGTCACCGCCATCGCCGCCCAGAAGCGGATCATGGTCAAGATCGTCGGGACCGCCGGTCACGCCGGCACGACGCCGATGGCGCTGCGCAAGGATCCTGGCCCCGCCGCCGCCGAGTGCGTGCTGGCGCTGGAGCGGATCTGCCGCGCCGGGACCGACGGCCTGGTCGGCACCGTCGGCCGGATCACCGCCCTGCCCGGCGCCTTCAACGTCATTCCGGGCGCGGTCGAGTTCTCGATGGACATCCGCGCCGAGACCTCGGCCACGCGCGACGCCGCCGTCGACGCCATCTGCGCCGAGATCCACGCGATCGCCGCCGCGCGGGGCCTAAGCGCCGAGATCCACCTGATGCAGGCCCTGGCCGAAAGCCCCTGCGCCCCGTCGCTGATCGGCCTGCTCGAAGAAGCCCTGGCCGAGCTCTCGCTCCCCGCCCGACGCCTGCCCAGCGGCGCGGGTCACGACGCCATGGTGATGGCCGACCTCTGTCCCACCGCCATGCTGTTCATCCGCTGCGAGGGCGGGATCAGCCACAACCCGGCCGAGGCCGTGACCGAGGCCGACTGCGCCCTGGCCGCCCGCGCCATGCTCACCTTCATCGACAAGCTAGAACGACGCGAACGCGCATGA
- the uraD gene encoding 2-oxo-4-hydroxy-4-carboxy-5-ureidoimidazoline decarboxylase yields the protein MSGAPPLTLARLNSMNQTGFATALGFAFELSPWVVERAWSERPFASVEAMHDAMMAVLEAATTADKLALIRAHPELASKAAIAKTLTAESNAEQASAGLDRLTPEEFARFHDLNAAYRDRFGFPFIICVRLNDKASILAAMHARLSNDEASEIAEAIRQIGLISKLRLLDAVTD from the coding sequence ATGAGCGGCGCGCCGCCCCTGACCCTGGCTCGGCTGAACAGCATGAACCAGACCGGTTTCGCGACCGCCCTGGGCTTCGCCTTCGAGCTTTCCCCCTGGGTGGTCGAGCGCGCCTGGAGCGAGCGTCCGTTCGCCAGCGTCGAGGCGATGCACGACGCGATGATGGCGGTGCTCGAGGCCGCGACCACCGCCGACAAGCTCGCTTTGATCCGCGCGCACCCCGAGCTGGCCAGCAAGGCCGCGATCGCCAAGACGCTGACGGCCGAGAGCAACGCCGAACAGGCCAGCGCCGGCCTTGATCGGCTGACGCCCGAGGAGTTCGCCCGCTTTCACGACCTGAACGCCGCCTATCGCGACCGCTTCGGCTTTCCGTTCATCATCTGCGTGCGGCTGAACGACAAGGCCTCGATCCTGGCGGCCATGCACGCGCGCCTTTCCAACGACGAGGCGAGCGAGATCGCCGAGGCCATCCGCCAGATCGGCCTGATCTCCAAGCTTCGACTGCTCGACGCGGTGACCGATTGA
- a CDS encoding urate hydroxylase PuuD has product MDYDFAGWASMALRWLHVIAGVAWIGASFYFVWLDNNLRDPNPPKDGVKGELWAVHGGGFYHSQKYMVAPAHMPEHLHWFKWEAYTTWLSGFALLTVLYYVGAPVYLIDPAKHAFTQAQAIGVGLAFIFGGLLTYEALCRSPLGKNGKLFGVVWFSILTAATWALTQLFSDRGAFIHVGAIIGTCMVGNVFLVIIPNQRKIVADMLAGRPVDPRLGAMGKQRSVHNTHMTLPVIFIMISNHYPAISGHPKAWLLLALISAGAIAIRYFFIQRHFGRIRHELLFVGALLIFGATAIASIKPKDRVEVSGEVPFSVAQGIIQKHCVMCHAATPTHAGFSAPPLGATFDNPAHIRTYAPKINERAVLSTSMPLGNETGMTDEERAQLGAWIKQGAKTP; this is encoded by the coding sequence ATGGACTACGATTTCGCCGGTTGGGCCAGCATGGCCCTGCGCTGGCTGCACGTGATCGCGGGCGTGGCCTGGATCGGCGCTTCCTTCTACTTCGTCTGGCTGGACAACAATCTGCGCGACCCGAACCCGCCCAAGGACGGCGTGAAGGGCGAGCTGTGGGCCGTGCACGGCGGCGGCTTCTACCATTCGCAAAAGTACATGGTCGCCCCGGCGCACATGCCCGAGCATCTGCACTGGTTCAAGTGGGAGGCCTACACCACCTGGCTGTCGGGCTTTGCTTTGCTGACGGTGCTCTACTATGTGGGCGCGCCGGTCTATCTGATCGACCCGGCCAAGCACGCCTTCACCCAGGCCCAGGCGATCGGCGTGGGCCTCGCCTTCATCTTCGGCGGCCTTCTGACCTACGAAGCGCTATGCCGCTCGCCGCTGGGCAAGAACGGCAAGCTGTTCGGCGTGGTCTGGTTTTCGATCCTGACCGCCGCGACTTGGGCGCTGACCCAGCTGTTCTCGGACCGCGGCGCCTTCATCCACGTGGGCGCGATCATCGGCACCTGCATGGTCGGAAACGTGTTCCTGGTCATCATCCCCAACCAGCGCAAGATCGTCGCCGACATGCTGGCCGGCCGCCCCGTCGACCCGCGCCTGGGCGCGATGGGCAAGCAGCGCTCGGTGCACAACACCCACATGACCCTGCCGGTCATCTTCATCATGATCAGCAACCACTATCCGGCGATCTCGGGACATCCCAAGGCCTGGCTGCTGCTGGCCCTGATCAGCGCCGGCGCCATCGCGATCCGCTATTTCTTCATCCAGCGGCACTTCGGCAGAATCCGGCATGAACTCCTGTTCGTCGGCGCGCTGCTGATCTTCGGCGCCACGGCGATCGCCTCGATCAAGCCCAAGGACAGGGTCGAGGTCAGCGGCGAGGTCCCGTTCTCGGTCGCCCAGGGAATCATCCAGAAGCACTGCGTCATGTGCCACGCCGCGACGCCCACCCACGCCGGCTTTTCCGCCCCGCCTTTGGGCGCGACCTTCGACAACCCTGCGCATATCCGGACCTACGCACCGAAAATCAACGAACGCGCGGTCCTCTCGACCAGCATGCCTCTTGGCAACGAGACCGGCATGACCGATGAGGAGCGCGCCCAGCTGGGCGCCTGGATCAAGCAGGGAGCCAAGACCCCGTGA
- a CDS encoding acetamidase/formamidase family protein produces MMAHHRLASAPDTIRFGMFDAAFDPVLTVSSGDSVTFECVSGGVEVMPPAGSPYAVPPALRAIHDSKPERIGPHILTGPVAIAGAEPGDTLEVRIEAIEPNNDWGYCAVRPLAGTIPEDFPERYVSHIAVDRARGVCKPEWGPELPLAPFFGTMGVAPPARYGRLSSREPREHGGNMDNKELVAGSTLYLPVWVPGANFSVGDGHGRQGDGEVCVNALEMGLTGTFTFVLHKKANGAADVGAFAWPRAETPTHYILMGFNEDLDLAMKQALRQTIDFITARSSLSRVQAYQFCSLAVDFRVTQTVNGEKGVHALLKKGLLF; encoded by the coding sequence TTGATGGCGCATCACCGACTGGCCTCGGCCCCCGACACGATCCGCTTTGGCATGTTCGACGCGGCGTTCGATCCCGTGCTGACGGTGTCGTCGGGCGACAGCGTCACCTTCGAGTGCGTTTCCGGCGGCGTCGAGGTGATGCCGCCGGCCGGCTCGCCCTACGCTGTGCCGCCGGCGCTGCGGGCGATCCATGACAGCAAGCCCGAGCGCATCGGCCCGCACATTCTCACGGGCCCCGTCGCCATCGCCGGCGCCGAGCCGGGCGACACGCTGGAGGTCCGCATCGAAGCGATCGAGCCGAACAACGACTGGGGCTACTGCGCCGTCCGTCCCCTGGCCGGCACGATCCCCGAGGACTTCCCCGAACGCTATGTCAGCCACATCGCCGTCGATCGCGCGCGTGGCGTCTGCAAGCCGGAGTGGGGGCCGGAGCTGCCCCTGGCGCCGTTCTTCGGCACCATGGGCGTGGCGCCGCCGGCGCGCTATGGCCGCCTCTCCAGCCGTGAGCCGCGCGAGCACGGCGGCAATATGGACAACAAGGAGCTGGTCGCCGGCTCGACCCTCTATCTGCCGGTCTGGGTCCCCGGCGCGAACTTCTCGGTCGGCGACGGCCATGGCCGCCAAGGCGACGGCGAGGTTTGCGTCAACGCGCTGGAGATGGGCCTGACCGGGACCTTCACCTTCGTCCTGCACAAGAAAGCCAATGGGGCCGCCGACGTCGGCGCCTTCGCCTGGCCGCGCGCCGAGACGCCGACCCACTACATATTGATGGGCTTCAACGAGGATCTGGACCTGGCCATGAAACAGGCCCTGCGCCAGACGATCGACTTCATCACCGCCCGCTCGTCCCTGAGCCGCGTTCAAGCCTATCAATTCTGCTCGCTGGCCGTGGACTTCCGCGTCACCCAGACCGTCAATGGCGAGAAGGGGGTGCATGCGCTGCTGAAGAAGGGGCTGCTGTTCTGA